Proteins encoded within one genomic window of Alteribacter populi:
- the pgsC gene encoding poly-gamma-glutamate biosynthesis protein PgsC yields the protein MFGGELYVALIIGVLVSLLFTEKFGVLPAGLIIPGYLALIFDQPIFLVVVLGISVITFLLVTKVVGRYVTLYGRRKFAAMMVAGMILKMIFDYFYPVMPFVINEFRGLGIIVPGLIANTIQRQGVIPTITSTLFLSGITFLVVLIYQLF from the coding sequence ATGTTTGGAGGAGAGTTATATGTAGCACTCATAATCGGAGTGCTGGTAAGCCTGTTATTTACCGAAAAATTTGGTGTGCTACCGGCAGGATTAATCATTCCGGGCTACTTGGCGTTAATCTTTGATCAACCGATTTTTTTGGTTGTCGTTTTAGGAATAAGTGTGATTACGTTTTTACTTGTAACGAAGGTTGTCGGAAGGTATGTGACTTTATATGGCAGGCGTAAGTTTGCGGCTATGATGGTCGCTGGGATGATATTGAAAATGATTTTTGATTACTTTTATCCTGTGATGCCGTTTGTTATTAATGAGTTCCGTGGATTAGGAATTATCGTACCCGGATTAATTGCTAATACGATACAAAGGCAAGGTGTGATCCCAACGATTACATCAACCCTTTTCTTAAGTGGAATTACTTTCTTGGTCGTTTTAATTTATCAATTGTTTTAG
- the pgsB gene encoding poly-gamma-glutamate synthase PgsB, with the protein MWVVELTVVGIVTALCFILGVKEKRNHQKNLDKIPIKININGVRGKSTVTRLITGILHESGYKTVGKTTGTDARMLYWFNDEEEPIKRRLEGPNIGEQRRVVEKALDLEADAFVGECMAVNPDYQIVFQEQLLQANIVLIVNVLHDHMEVLGPSLDEVAEAFSGTIPYNGHLIINESPYVDYFKAIAKERNTEVILIDTESVSESYIKKFKYMVFPENIALAMAVAEVLDIDKKTALEGMLNAWPDPGAMKVLPVGDELQPSFFINGFAANDATSTINIWNRIEELGYPTDDPIIIVNCREDRVERTEQFARDVLPFIPTNNLVLIGQVTDPIVQAYNEGKLKVNELIDLEGSSTKEIIKALEPLMKKRVMYGIGNIHGAAESLIAEFEEMAKFKKKTA; encoded by the coding sequence ATGTGGGTGGTAGAGCTAACGGTTGTTGGGATTGTCACTGCTCTTTGTTTTATTCTCGGAGTGAAAGAGAAAAGGAACCATCAAAAAAATCTCGATAAAATACCAATCAAAATCAACATTAACGGTGTAAGAGGAAAGTCTACTGTTACGAGGTTAATTACCGGTATTTTACATGAGTCGGGGTATAAAACGGTTGGGAAAACGACCGGAACTGATGCAAGAATGCTGTATTGGTTTAATGATGAGGAGGAGCCGATTAAACGCCGTCTCGAAGGGCCTAATATCGGGGAGCAAAGAAGGGTTGTCGAAAAAGCGCTTGACCTTGAGGCGGACGCCTTTGTGGGTGAATGCATGGCAGTCAATCCTGATTATCAAATCGTTTTTCAGGAACAATTACTTCAGGCTAATATTGTCCTTATTGTTAATGTTCTTCATGACCATATGGAAGTGTTAGGGCCATCACTAGACGAAGTGGCAGAAGCGTTCAGTGGAACGATTCCATATAATGGTCATTTAATCATTAATGAGAGTCCATATGTAGACTATTTCAAAGCAATCGCGAAAGAACGGAACACGGAAGTTATTCTCATTGATACTGAATCTGTTTCTGAAAGCTATATTAAAAAGTTTAAATATATGGTATTTCCAGAAAATATTGCCCTTGCGATGGCAGTTGCAGAAGTTTTGGACATTGATAAAAAAACAGCGCTGGAAGGCATGTTGAATGCCTGGCCTGACCCTGGTGCTATGAAAGTACTACCCGTTGGTGATGAACTTCAACCGTCCTTCTTTATCAATGGTTTTGCTGCGAACGATGCCACATCCACTATTAACATCTGGAACCGTATAGAAGAATTAGGCTACCCAACGGATGATCCAATCATTATTGTCAATTGCCGTGAAGATAGGGTAGAAAGAACAGAACAATTTGCTCGAGATGTGTTGCCCTTTATTCCAACGAACAACTTAGTTTTAATTGGACAGGTTACTGATCCCATTGTTCAAGCCTATAACGAAGGGAAATTGAAAGTAAACGAGTTAATAGATTTGGAGGGAAGCTCAACAAAGGAGATTATTAAAGCGCTTGAGCCACTCATGAAAAAACGAGTGATGTATGGAATTGGAAACATCCATGGAGCTGCGGAATCGTTAATTGCAGAATTTGAGGAAATGGCGAAGTTTAAAAAGAAGACAGCATAG
- a CDS encoding 3-ketoacyl-ACP reductase yields the protein MQSLEGKRALITGGSRGIGRATAIALAKEGVELGLIARSEESFELVRKDLTELGATFVTSAADVSQESDVQRAVREIEDQLGPIDILINNAGVAARGSFQDLSTEDWKKVLDINVMGIVHVTKAVLPSMIENNRGDIINISSMSGLKGTKGSSAYSASKFAVIGMSESLMQEVRPNNIRVSVLTPSLVETDLTRGKDSDQRNPDKFTQAEDLAEYMVSQLKLEQRTFIKTAAMWATNPFE from the coding sequence ATGCAATCACTAGAAGGAAAAAGAGCACTGATCACAGGGGGAAGTAGAGGAATTGGGCGAGCAACAGCAATTGCCCTTGCAAAAGAAGGTGTGGAGCTTGGTCTTATTGCCCGTTCAGAGGAAAGCTTTGAATTAGTTCGTAAAGACTTAACGGAACTTGGTGCAACCTTTGTCACCTCGGCTGCAGATGTTTCGCAAGAGTCAGATGTCCAGCGAGCTGTTAGAGAAATTGAAGATCAACTTGGCCCCATTGACATTCTGATCAACAACGCAGGTGTTGCAGCACGTGGATCGTTCCAAGACCTTTCAACAGAAGACTGGAAAAAGGTACTTGATATCAATGTCATGGGAATCGTACACGTCACGAAAGCGGTCCTACCTAGCATGATCGAGAATAACCGCGGAGATATCATCAACATTTCCTCCATGTCAGGACTGAAAGGGACAAAAGGCTCCAGCGCCTATAGTGCATCCAAATTTGCAGTAATTGGCATGAGCGAATCTCTCATGCAAGAAGTACGCCCAAACAACATTCGTGTCAGCGTCCTGACACCAAGCCTTGTTGAAACAGACTTAACACGCGGAAAGGATTCTGACCAACGAAACCCAGACAAATTTACGCAAGCTGAAGACCTTGCTGAATATATGGTCAGCCAGCTCAAGTTAGAACAACGCACATTCATAAAGACTGCTGCAATGTGGGCGACGAACCCGTTTGAGTAA
- a CDS encoding DUF6903 family protein, translating to MKNIRRNLRDGARASLKIIFFLICLFLVIYGQRTVGREELLIQLIGLSGLLFLLWNYNRKFI from the coding sequence TTGAAGAATATACGTCGGAACCTTAGGGACGGTGCTCGTGCTTCCTTAAAAATCATCTTCTTTCTCATTTGTCTGTTCTTAGTTATTTATGGTCAAAGGACAGTGGGACGAGAAGAATTGCTTATTCAGCTTATCGGATTGTCGGGTCTACTGTTTTTGCTCTGGAATTATAATAGGAAGTTCATTTAG
- a CDS encoding glycoside hydrolase family 35 protein — protein sequence MSNLTVSGNKLYLKNEPIQIISGAIHYFRIVPEYWEDRLMKLKACGFNCVETYVPWNLHEPKEGEFNFSGMANIEEFIRIAERLGLYVIVRPSPYICAEWEFGGLPAWLLSDRNMKLRSYYQPFLEKVDHYYDVILEKLKPLQQTHGGPIIAMQIENEYGSYGNDKRYLHYLKEAMISRGVDVLLFTSDGPTDLMLQGGTIDDILATVNFGSNPKQSFKKLQEYFPGTPNIVMEYWNGWFDHWGEEHHKRDPQDAADTFAEMLKRGDSVNFYMFHGGTNFGFYNGANHDKEYAPTVTSYDYDCPLSEAGDITPKFHAVRQAISKYKDIGDLKLPPSIPKMNYGTVDMTQSIKLFDALDMISEPSQHVHPETMEKLGQDYGFILYSTYIEGPKEEAPLTLQNVRDRALVFVDQELQGIYDRWNNNTIRFSVPEKGVKLDILVENLGRVNYGPFMNDPKGITEGVRFERQYLFDWTIYSLPMDNLHQLSFHANHHDVNGPVFYKGAFHVDNVGDTFVELPGWEKGIVFVNGFNLGRYWNIGPQKTLYLPGPLLKKGENELVIFEIHNNKSQKVSLVDNHQLG from the coding sequence TTGTCTAATTTAACAGTAAGCGGAAATAAACTCTATTTAAAAAATGAGCCAATCCAAATCATTTCAGGCGCAATTCATTATTTTAGAATTGTCCCTGAATATTGGGAGGATCGGTTAATGAAATTAAAAGCTTGTGGTTTTAATTGTGTAGAAACCTATGTTCCTTGGAATTTACATGAACCAAAAGAGGGCGAATTCAATTTTAGCGGCATGGCAAATATAGAAGAATTTATCCGTATTGCAGAGCGACTAGGCTTGTATGTTATTGTTCGTCCGAGCCCGTACATTTGCGCTGAGTGGGAATTTGGCGGCTTACCCGCATGGCTTCTATCAGATCGCAACATGAAGCTGAGGTCTTACTATCAGCCCTTCTTGGAAAAGGTAGATCACTATTATGATGTGATTTTGGAAAAATTAAAGCCGTTACAACAAACACATGGCGGTCCGATTATTGCTATGCAAATCGAAAATGAATACGGAAGCTATGGGAATGACAAACGCTACTTACATTATTTAAAGGAGGCGATGATCTCTAGAGGGGTCGATGTTTTACTGTTTACATCCGATGGTCCTACCGATTTAATGCTTCAAGGTGGCACGATTGACGATATTTTGGCAACCGTTAATTTTGGCTCAAATCCTAAACAATCATTTAAGAAATTACAAGAGTACTTCCCCGGTACGCCAAATATTGTCATGGAATATTGGAATGGATGGTTTGATCACTGGGGAGAAGAGCATCACAAACGAGATCCTCAAGATGCAGCCGACACATTTGCTGAAATGCTGAAAAGAGGGGACTCCGTTAATTTTTATATGTTCCACGGCGGGACAAATTTTGGTTTTTATAACGGGGCAAATCATGATAAAGAATATGCTCCTACAGTTACAAGCTACGATTATGACTGCCCGTTAAGTGAAGCAGGAGACATTACGCCGAAATTTCATGCTGTGAGACAAGCCATTTCCAAGTATAAAGATATTGGCGATCTCAAATTGCCACCCTCTATTCCAAAAATGAATTACGGAACAGTAGACATGACACAATCAATTAAGTTATTTGACGCACTAGACATGATTAGTGAGCCTAGCCAGCACGTACATCCAGAAACAATGGAGAAGCTAGGGCAGGATTATGGGTTTATCCTCTATAGCACGTATATAGAGGGGCCAAAGGAAGAAGCACCACTAACTTTACAAAACGTTCGTGATCGCGCTTTGGTGTTTGTAGACCAAGAGCTACAAGGAATCTACGATCGGTGGAATAACAACACGATTCGCTTTTCCGTTCCTGAAAAAGGAGTAAAGCTTGATATATTAGTAGAAAACTTGGGAAGAGTTAATTATGGCCCATTCATGAATGATCCAAAGGGGATTACTGAGGGAGTAAGGTTTGAGCGTCAATATTTATTTGACTGGACCATTTATTCTCTGCCCATGGATAACCTCCATCAATTAAGCTTTCATGCTAATCACCATGATGTTAACGGCCCTGTATTTTATAAAGGAGCATTTCATGTTGATAATGTCGGGGATACCTTTGTTGAATTACCAGGTTGGGAAAAAGGAATTGTATTCGTCAATGGGTTTAACCTTGGAAGGTACTGGAATATAGGCCCCCAAAAAACGTTGTACTTGCCTGGCCCCTTATTAAAAAAAGGAGAAAATGAACTCGTAATATTTGAAATCCATAATAACAAAAGTCAAAAGGTATCTTTAGTAGATAATCACCAATTAGGGTAG
- a CDS encoding endo-alpha-N-acetylgalactosaminidase family protein, with amino-acid sequence MKQSLFNRRMVAFFLVVLLVLPSLLTSNSVEAEEDLENITDKELEEGDFEIIEGDGSLTYNDDGSVTFSAASIGKNKVVYKNVDEIKDGIFEADITPDTDLNRFGMIYRVQDPSAYTYVGTEDQNDRYFGEVFPDNWWTSMSTGTPLEAGNTYNLRLRVNGDIATLYVDDTRINSWTLTGGVSDPGLFGFEKSRGAADITISNVNITEFIPPEEPDTPPIEDTLSSDFMDVSIDQVFPRVMEYRGGEKVMKGQESSVYGLNVNGLPYYPEVSYEKVSDNEARYTLTVEDDVEGLDAEFEVSLKVEENHVIYRFESISNKGDATIESLEFADMNFISVNSDEPGAEAKLTNLSSDVTVVGDVDVSVDSSLSNIGSSSTYYTAFLSNDELSAGVWSSSEVDGYRNLVANRYENEDGAKAMGVGSNMFYYHRDFMPEPSSNTPTVKIAIAEDLNDDHEVDWQDAAIAYRDIMQEIPNWQDVNNHVATRIAMNFGSQAQQPFLKTLDNIKKVALATENLGQPVLLKGYGSEGHDSAHPDYGNVGERMGGAEDLNLLIEKGQRYNAELGVHINAQESYPEAKAFSDELIHGPDVRGWSWLDQAYVIDKINDLASGARAERLDELKAAAPGLDFVYLDVWYQDQWESNRIVDQFIDRGWRVTTEFGTSIPNHSTWQHWATDRNYGGPENKGTNSEVLRFISNHQKDSWVLNWPEAGGTADHPLLGGFELAGFEGWQSDKNFDNFIEMTFDVNLPTKFLQKYFVTNWETIEGDSSETNLEQEIELEDPNNGDLVVVTRKEDSRDRIITLNDHVVLDENTYLLPWVEQDFETPTPDSEKLYHWNLDGGTTTWTLPGEYEGETSLYVSELTDQGWKDTKEVPVENNQITLTAEAATPYVVVTDEYEGIEVDEWSTGAHVYDTGFNTGTVEDDFTTVKGDKGSISVPRTDQTGSARQLSSGDYYLNIESPSELTTVTREITDLEPGKDYVAEVYVENNSDEKASLEVKGGKDDVSNYTLRSLQKNYVKADSHATNNGYDSKMQRMQVSFTAKSDTAELTISREAGEGNTKFDDIRIVQKTLSNDVSEGIFEQDFEKVVQGIYPFVIGNTEGVEDNRIHLSEKNAPYTQKGWADAKVVDDVIDGDWSLKVNTGNNGLVYRTIPQHFRFEPGVSYKVTFDYQTTADSYRIISGDQEIDARDIENVEGLSVNEQLPGKPGDGSSTSSETQTAEVIVTGSDNGQTYIGIFNDGTALDMHTGEGTFILDNLRITTVYVTLFEQIEEYKEAGDIRHSTSQQLKNRLEQANHHYQNGRNAQAEKHLEDFEKHLSNAEVEEEVAETLLSYLEKWKREHGSPAS; translated from the coding sequence TTGAAACAATCTTTATTCAACAGAAGAATGGTTGCGTTTTTTTTAGTCGTTTTATTGGTTCTTCCTTCACTTTTGACTAGCAACAGTGTTGAAGCTGAGGAGGACCTGGAAAACATAACGGATAAGGAGCTAGAAGAAGGAGATTTTGAAATTATCGAAGGAGATGGAAGCCTCACATACAATGATGATGGCTCTGTAACGTTTAGTGCTGCATCAATTGGGAAAAATAAGGTCGTTTACAAAAACGTGGATGAAATAAAGGATGGTATTTTTGAAGCTGACATTACACCAGACACCGACTTGAACCGTTTTGGGATGATCTATCGGGTTCAAGATCCGTCTGCCTATACCTATGTAGGAACAGAGGATCAAAACGATCGGTACTTTGGAGAAGTATTCCCAGATAATTGGTGGACGTCAATGAGTACAGGTACACCATTAGAAGCAGGGAATACGTACAATTTGCGCTTGAGAGTGAATGGAGATATTGCAACGTTATATGTTGACGATACAAGAATAAATTCCTGGACGTTGACAGGTGGCGTCAGTGACCCTGGTTTATTCGGTTTTGAAAAAAGTAGAGGTGCAGCGGACATTACCATTTCAAATGTCAACATTACAGAATTTATTCCACCAGAAGAGCCGGATACTCCTCCAATTGAGGATACGTTAAGCTCTGATTTTATGGATGTTTCTATTGACCAAGTATTCCCTCGGGTAATGGAATACAGAGGAGGCGAAAAAGTAATGAAAGGACAAGAATCGTCTGTATATGGTTTAAACGTCAACGGTTTACCTTACTATCCGGAAGTAAGTTATGAAAAGGTTAGTGACAATGAAGCACGGTACACTCTGACGGTTGAAGATGACGTTGAAGGCCTCGATGCTGAATTCGAAGTGTCATTAAAAGTAGAAGAAAATCACGTAATCTACCGGTTCGAATCGATTAGTAACAAAGGAGACGCAACAATTGAATCACTTGAATTTGCAGATATGAACTTTATCTCTGTCAATTCAGATGAGCCGGGTGCTGAAGCTAAGCTAACGAACCTTAGCAGTGATGTTACCGTAGTAGGTGATGTCGATGTATCCGTAGATTCATCTTTGAGTAATATTGGTAGTTCTTCGACTTACTATACCGCTTTTTTATCTAATGATGAGTTAAGTGCTGGCGTATGGTCCAGTTCAGAAGTCGATGGGTATCGAAATTTGGTTGCAAATCGCTACGAAAATGAAGATGGGGCAAAGGCGATGGGGGTAGGCTCTAATATGTTTTATTACCACCGGGATTTTATGCCAGAGCCTTCGTCCAATACTCCGACAGTAAAGATTGCTATAGCGGAAGATTTGAATGATGATCATGAAGTAGATTGGCAGGATGCTGCGATTGCATATCGTGATATTATGCAGGAAATCCCAAATTGGCAAGATGTCAACAATCATGTGGCCACAAGAATTGCTATGAACTTTGGCTCACAGGCTCAACAACCGTTTTTGAAAACGCTTGATAATATTAAAAAAGTCGCATTAGCAACCGAAAACTTAGGACAGCCTGTTTTATTAAAAGGGTATGGTAGTGAAGGACACGATAGTGCACACCCTGATTACGGAAATGTAGGTGAACGTATGGGGGGCGCTGAAGATTTAAACCTTTTGATTGAAAAAGGACAGCGTTACAATGCTGAACTAGGTGTTCACATTAATGCTCAGGAGTCGTACCCGGAAGCTAAAGCATTCAGTGACGAACTCATTCACGGTCCGGATGTGAGAGGGTGGAGCTGGCTTGATCAAGCGTATGTGATTGATAAAATAAATGACTTAGCTTCAGGAGCTCGCGCTGAAAGGTTGGATGAATTAAAGGCGGCTGCTCCAGGACTTGACTTTGTTTACTTAGACGTATGGTATCAAGATCAGTGGGAGTCTAATAGAATCGTAGATCAGTTCATTGATAGAGGCTGGCGGGTAACAACGGAGTTTGGAACCTCTATTCCTAACCATTCTACATGGCAACACTGGGCTACTGACCGGAATTATGGTGGTCCGGAGAATAAGGGAACAAACTCTGAAGTGTTGCGCTTTATTAGTAATCACCAGAAAGATTCCTGGGTGTTGAATTGGCCTGAAGCAGGTGGTACCGCTGACCATCCTTTGCTAGGAGGATTTGAATTAGCTGGCTTCGAGGGCTGGCAATCGGACAAGAATTTTGATAACTTCATTGAAATGACGTTTGACGTTAACCTACCAACTAAATTCTTGCAAAAATACTTTGTAACCAATTGGGAAACTATTGAAGGCGACAGCAGTGAAACAAATTTGGAACAAGAAATTGAGTTAGAAGATCCAAATAATGGTGACTTAGTCGTTGTCACTAGAAAAGAAGATTCAAGAGACCGTATTATTACTTTAAACGATCATGTTGTACTTGATGAAAACACCTATTTGCTACCTTGGGTTGAGCAAGATTTTGAAACACCAACACCTGATTCTGAGAAACTGTATCACTGGAATTTAGATGGCGGTACGACAACTTGGACACTTCCAGGCGAATATGAGGGTGAAACGAGCCTCTATGTTTCCGAATTAACAGACCAAGGATGGAAAGATACAAAAGAAGTCCCGGTAGAGAATAACCAAATAACGTTAACTGCTGAGGCTGCCACTCCTTACGTTGTTGTAACCGATGAATATGAAGGTATAGAAGTCGATGAGTGGAGCACTGGCGCTCATGTTTATGACACAGGGTTTAACACAGGGACGGTTGAGGATGACTTTACAACTGTTAAAGGGGACAAAGGGTCAATAAGTGTCCCAAGAACAGACCAAACGGGAAGTGCCCGCCAGCTAAGCAGCGGAGACTATTATCTCAATATTGAAAGCCCGTCCGAATTAACTACGGTGACCCGAGAAATAACAGACCTAGAACCCGGAAAAGACTATGTAGCAGAAGTTTATGTTGAAAACAATAGCGATGAAAAAGCTTCACTCGAAGTTAAGGGCGGCAAAGACGATGTTAGTAATTACACGTTACGAAGCTTGCAAAAAAACTATGTAAAAGCAGATTCCCACGCTACAAACAATGGATATGATAGTAAAATGCAGAGAATGCAAGTGAGTTTTACTGCTAAAAGTGATACAGCAGAGCTCACAATAAGCCGTGAAGCCGGGGAAGGGAACACAAAATTTGATGACATCCGAATCGTCCAAAAGACGTTATCAAACGATGTATCTGAAGGAATCTTTGAACAGGATTTCGAAAAGGTAGTACAAGGTATCTATCCTTTTGTTATCGGTAACACAGAAGGGGTAGAGGACAACCGAATCCATTTGTCTGAGAAAAATGCTCCGTATACACAAAAAGGCTGGGCTGATGCAAAAGTGGTTGATGATGTTATCGATGGCGACTGGTCTCTCAAAGTAAATACCGGAAACAACGGCCTCGTATACCGCACCATCCCACAGCATTTTCGCTTCGAGCCAGGAGTGAGCTACAAGGTGACCTTTGATTACCAAACTACAGCTGATTCCTATCGCATCATTTCAGGAGATCAAGAAATTGATGCCCGAGATATAGAAAATGTAGAGGGCTTAAGCGTGAATGAGCAACTTCCTGGGAAGCCTGGGGACGGTTCTTCTACTTCCTCAGAGACCCAAACCGCTGAGGTAATTGTTACAGGCTCAGATAACGGACAAACTTATATCGGCATCTTCAATGATGGAACGGCATTGGATATGCATACAGGGGAAGGCACGTTTATCTTAGATAACCTCCGCATCACTACCGTCTACGTAACACTTTTTGAACAAATAGAGGAATACAAAGAAGCCGGAGATATTCGCCACTCCACCAGCCAACAACTAAAAAATCGGCTGGAGCAAGCGAACCACCATTACCAAAATGGACGCAACGCCCAGGCGGAAAAACACCTAGAAGATTTTGAAAAGCACTTGTCCAATGCAGAGGTTGAAGAGGAGGTAGCTGAAACCCTGTTATCCTACTTGGAAAAGTGGAAGCGTGAGCACGGATCACCTGCTTCCTAA
- a CDS encoding carbohydrate ABC transporter permease: MKKINEIITRIGTKPFIYLALISLAIVIIIPVTWIFLASIKKNQEFYGSPWELPNGFHIENYLEAFIEANMGQYFLNSIIVTSFALLFLLAMALPAAYVLSRFTFRGSKLIKSFIKAGLFVNVSFIVVPIFLLLLGWEAALSGILGGDFFLNNRVILALIYASTALPFTIYLLSSYFETLPSDFEEAAKIDGAGYFKTMLLVMLPMARPSIIIVVLFNFLLFWNEFILALTLMPGENKTLPVGLINLMAAERSAANFGPLYAGMVVVMLPTLILFIIVQKRLTQAMTVGGVKG, encoded by the coding sequence ATGAAAAAAATAAACGAGATCATTACAAGAATAGGCACAAAGCCGTTCATCTATTTAGCCTTAATATCATTAGCGATTGTAATCATTATACCAGTCACATGGATCTTTTTGGCGTCAATAAAAAAAAATCAAGAGTTTTACGGTAGTCCCTGGGAGCTCCCAAATGGATTTCACATCGAAAACTATTTAGAGGCTTTTATAGAAGCTAATATGGGACAGTATTTCCTAAATTCTATCATCGTCACTTCTTTCGCATTATTGTTTTTGTTAGCCATGGCACTACCGGCAGCTTATGTTCTATCGCGCTTTACATTTAGAGGAAGCAAGCTTATAAAGTCCTTCATTAAAGCAGGTTTATTCGTAAATGTTAGCTTTATTGTCGTTCCCATTTTTCTTCTTCTCCTAGGTTGGGAGGCAGCCTTGAGTGGAATTTTAGGAGGTGATTTCTTTTTAAACAACCGAGTGATATTGGCACTCATATACGCCTCTACGGCACTACCTTTTACAATCTATCTATTATCTAGTTATTTCGAAACACTGCCGTCTGACTTTGAAGAAGCAGCGAAAATCGATGGTGCAGGATATTTTAAAACGATGCTCCTTGTCATGCTTCCTATGGCACGACCAAGTATCATCATTGTTGTGTTATTTAACTTTTTGCTGTTTTGGAACGAGTTTATTTTGGCCCTTACATTAATGCCAGGTGAGAATAAAACGCTGCCTGTTGGTTTGATTAATTTAATGGCAGCTGAACGATCTGCGGCGAACTTCGGACCTTTGTATGCAGGGATGGTCGTAGTTATGCTACCAACTCTGATCTTGTTTATCATCGTTCAAAAACGACTAACTCAAGCGATGACAGTAGGAGGAGTGAAAGGCTAA